GCCGAACGGCAGCAGTCGGGCCAAAACCTCTCGGCCTATCGCGCCGTACCCCACAACGCCGATCAGAGCACCTTTCATATCCCGGCCTAATAGATCAGGTCCGCGCCAAGCGCCGCTTTTCAGAGCGCAGGCCAGCGAGTCGGCCCGTCGGAACAGCCCCAGCAGCAAAAAGGCCGCGTACTCCGCCACAGTCGTCGTGTTCGCCCCCGGGACGCAGCTCACCGCCACCCCACGTCTTGTGGCCGCGGGAATATCCACGTTTGACGGCGGCCCGCCGCACTTGGCGATGATCCCCAAGTTCTTCGCCTTGTCGATCAGCTCCGCGTCGATCGCCGTCGCCGACGTGATAATCACGGCTCGGGACGGCCCAATCAGTCGGGCCGTCAGCTCTCGGCTCACCGGCCCGCTCGGCGTGAAGAACCGAACGTCCCCCAGACCGTCCAGCTCGCTGAACCACTCCATCGGGCCTTCCGGCTCGATCACGGTCACAAGCGGTTTCTGTCCCACAGCTCCACCTCCCGGCGCTTCCTAGAGAAGCAGACTTCAAGCTCATTGTATCATCGGGAATTTCACCGGCGCGGGCCGCCGGCGGACAAAAAGAAAAACGATGAAATTCTTGCTTGCTTCCAGCCCGACAGTCATATACAATTCGGCCACAAAGCGCCCCGTTTTTAAGGGCGCGGAAGGAGGGCGCATAACAGATATGAACAGCACGTTCCAGCTCAGTCCCGACCAGGCGTCGGCGCTGGCGGAGAAATACGGCAGTCCCCTCGTCGTCCTGTCGCTCAAACAGGCCGAGCAGAACTACCGGACCCTGTCCGACTGGCTCAATCGCGTGAAACTTCACTATGCCATGAAGTCCAACCCGGCAGAACCCTTGCTCAAGACCTTTGCGGACCTAGGCAGCGGCTTTGACGTAGCCACAATCGGCGAGATTAAAACGCTCCTGCAGTTGGGCGTTGATCCCAGCCGGCTCATCTACGCCAACCCCACAAAACCGGAAAACTGGATCGCCCAAGCGTGGAAACTCGGCGTCACCCGGTTCACCTACGACTCGCCGGCTGAAGTTGGCAAAATAGCCGCCAACGCTCCTGGCGCCTCGGTCTGGCTTCGGGTCAGAATCGCCAACCCCGGCGCGCTCGTCAACCTCAACAGCAAATTTGGCGCCTCACAGGCCGACGCGCTTGACCTGCTCCAGCTGGCCAAAAGCAAAGGGCTTGACGTCGCCGGCCTCAGCTTCCACGTCGGAAGCCAGACGAGAGACTCCGGCCCGTACCTCAACTCCTTAGCCGTCTGCCGCCGAATCTTCAACGAAGCGGCGGAGATGGGGGTGCCGCTCAGATCGTTAGACATCGGCGGCGGCTTCCCAATCGTCGAGCTCGGCTACGACATCGACCAAGAGACCATGGACAGCCAGATCCGGGACGAACTGGAAGACCTCTTCCCCGAGACCGAACTGCTGGCCGAACCCGGCCGGGCCCTGTGCGGCACCACAGCCAACCTGATAACCAGCGTCATCGGCAAACAGGTGCGGGACGGCCAGGACTGGTACATCCTCGACGACGGCATCTACGGCACCTTCTCGGGCATCCTGTTTGACCACTGGGACTTTGAACTGCTCAGCGCCAAAACGGGCCCGCTGTACCTGTCCACGTTCGCCGGCCCGAGCTGTGACTCTCTGGACGTCCTGTTCCGCGACCGTTCCACGCCGGAACTGGAAGTGGGCGACCGGCTCGTCGTCCCGGCCTGCGGCGCGTACACGTCCGCGTCAGCCACCACATTCAACGGATTCTCCCTCACCCCGATCGTCATCTGGGAAGAGGTCAAAGAAAGCCTATAAACGCCTGCAACCAACGCTTCGGCGGCCTCGCAGACCCCTGCGAAGCCGCCGATTTTGTAACGAGAGCGCCGCGAAGGTAAAATATTCAGATAACTAGACATAAAATGCCGCCTCGTTGAAAAGTATTTGATAATGCGGTCATAAAATATTGCCATGCTAAAAAATAAGGGTATTTATACAGTAGGTATGTAATTATATTTTTAGACCTATTTTTAGTAGTTGTTGACCGAAACGACACCGAGTTGTAACATTGCTCCTGTTCGCCGCGGAACAGACGCGGCGGCGCACCATGACAACGCGAAAGGGAAGAAGGAAGCCAGAAGAGTGAGGTTAGGTGTAACTGAGGAGTTACATCGGAAGCTCTGTTAATTTTTTGGAGAGTTTGATCCTGGCTCAGGATAAACGCTGGCGGCGTGCTTAACACATGCAAGTTGGACGGGAATACTCGAGGAAGAGACTTCGGTTAATTTTTTGGGTATGAGAGTAGCGGACGGGTGAGTAATGCATAAGAATCTATCCATCAGAGGGGGACAACTGCGGGAAACCGGAGCTAATACCCCGTAAGCCGGAAGGTGAAAGGGAGCAATCCGCTGATGGAGGAGCTTGTGTCCTATCAGGTAGTTGGTGAGGTAAGAGCTCACCAAGCCGAAGACGGGTAGCCGGACTGAGAGGTTGTACGGCCACATTGGAACTGAGAGACGGTCCAGACTCCTACGGGAGGCAGCAGTGGGGAATATTGGGCAATGGGCGAAAGCCTGACCCAGCGACGCCGCGTGAGGGAAGACGGCCTTCGGGTTGTAAACCTCTGTTGCAGGGGAAGAAGGAAGTGACGGTACCCTGCGAGGAAGCTCCGGCAAACTACGTGCCAGCAGCCGCGGTAATACGTAGGGAGCGAGCGTTATCCGGAATTACTGGGCGTAAAGGGCGCGTAGGCGGAATGGCAAGTCAGCAAGTGAAAGCGTGGGGCTCAACCCCATGATGCGGCTGAAACTGTTATTCTAGAGGCATGGAGAGGCAAACGGAATTCCCGGTGTAGCGGTGAAATGCGTAGATATCGGGAAGAACACCAGTGGCGAAGGCGGTTTGCTGGCCATGAACTGACGCTCATAGCGCGAAAGCTAGGGTAGCAAACGGGATTAGATACCCCGGTAGTCCTAGCAGTAAACGATGTATGCTGGGTGTGGGTGTAGCGATACATCCGTGCCGAAGTTAACGCGATAAGCATACCGCCTGGGGAGTACGGTCGCAAGATTGAAACTCAAAGGAATTGACGGGGGCCCGCACAAGCGGTGGAGCACGTGGTTTAATTCGATGCAAACCGAAGAACCTTACCTGGGCTTGACATGTAAGGAAAGGTGTATGGAGACGTACAAGTGTACTGCTTCGGTAGTACGCCTTACACAGGTGCTGCATGGCTGTCGTCAGCTCGTGTCGTGAGATGTTGGGTTAAGTCCCGCAACGAGCGCAACCCCTATTGCCAGTTGCTAACAGGTAGAGCTGAGCACTCAGGCGAGACTGCCGCCGACAAGGTGGAGGAAGGTGGGGATGACGTCAAGTCATCATGGCCCTTATGCCCAGGGCCACACACATGCTACAATGGCCGGTACAAAGGGAAGCGAGGCTGCGAAGCGGAGCGAACCCCAAAAGCCGGTCCCAGTTCGGATTGCAGTCTGCAACTCGACTGCATGAAGTTGGAATCGCTAGTAATCGCGAATCAGCGAAGTCGCGGTGAATACGTTCCCGGGCCTTGTACACACCGCCCGTCACACCATCCGAGTTGGATGCACTCCAAGTCGGTATCTCAACCGCAAGGGGGGAGCCGCCCAAAGTGTGTCTGGTGAGGAGGGTGAAGTCGTAACAAGGTAGCCGTACCGGAAGGTGCGGCTGGATCACCTCCTTTCTAAGGAGTTCCGGCGGGAGTTCTGAGGAACGCCCGCAGCTCAGCGAGCACCGGGCCGAACGGTTCGGGCTTCCTTCTTTCACGCGTTGGATGGGAAACTGCGAAAGAGCAGTTTGCACCATGACAAACGAACAAAGCCACGTCTTTAGTTCTAGAAAGGACTAAAGAAGCTAACGGGAAGAAAGCAAGAGTAACTGGGAAGCAAGGAAAGGTAAGGAAAAGGTATTAAGGGCACAGGATGGATGCCTTGGCACTTACAGCCGAAGAAAGACGTCGCAAGCTGCGAAAAGCCTCGGGGAGCCGCAAGCGGGCCTTGATCCGGGGATATCTGAATGGGGCAACCCGTCGGAGGAAGACTCCGACACACCGCAAGGTGGGGAACCTGGTGAAGTGAAACATCTCAGTAGCCAGAGGAAAAGAAATCGAAGAGATACCCTGAGTAGTGGTGAGCGAAAGGGGAAGAGCCTAAACCGAACATGTGGAAGCCTGCAAGCGTTGCATGTTTGGGGTTGAGGGACCTTCGGGAGCAGATTGCAGACTGCTCGCAGAGTTAGAAAGCGTCAGCTTAGCTGAACGGTGTTGGAAAAGCCGGCCGTAGAGGGTGAAAGCCCTGTAGGCGAAAAGCTGAAGTCTCTGAGAAGGGATCCCAAGTAGGCCGGAGCACGTGGAATTCCGGTTGAATCAGGGCGGCCCATCGTCCAAGGCTAAACACTGTAAGTGACCGATAGCGCATAGTACCGAGAGGGAAAGGTGAAAAGCACCCCGGGAGGGGAGTGAAATAGACCTGAAACCCTGTGCCTACAAGCAGTTGAAGCTGGAAGCGGAGCGATCCGTGGAAAGTAACAGCGTGCCTATTGAAAAATGAGCCGGCGAGATGCTGTACGTAGCGAGGTTAAGATCTTTAGAAGGATTGGAGCCGAAGCGAAAGCGAGTCCGAAGAGGGCGCGAGTTTCGTGCAGCACACCCGAAGCCCGACGATCTAGCCATGGGCAGGTTGAAGTGAGGGTGAAACCTCATGGAGGACCCAACCAGTGCCTGTTGAAAAAGTCTTGGATGACCTGTGGTTAGGAGTGAAAAGCTAATCGAGTTGGGTAATAGCTGGTTCTCCCCGAAATGCATTGAGGTGCAGCCTCAAGTAGTAAGTGTCGGGGGTAGAGCTACTGACAGATCAAGGGGTCCTGGGGGACTACCGAGATCTATCAAACTCCGAATACCGACACTGTAAACTTGGGAGTGAGACTACGGGTGATAAGGTTCGTGGTCAAAAGGGAAACAGCCCAGATCAACAGCTAAGGCCCCAAAGAGTTCGCTAAGTGTGACAAGGATGTGGGAAGCCTCAGACAGCCAGGAGGTTGGCTCAGAAGCAGCCATCCTTTAAAGAGTGCGTAACAGCTCACTGGTCGAGGTCTCCTGCGCCGAAAATGTAGGGGGCTAAGCGAACCGCCGAAGCTATGGGATGTGAAGACATCGGTAGGGGAGCGTACTCTAAAGGGAAGAAGCCGCATTGTGAAGTGCGGTGGACTACAGAGTAGTGAGAATGTCGGCATGAGTAACGCAATGCGAGTGAG
This is a stretch of genomic DNA from Jonquetella anthropi DSM 22815. It encodes these proteins:
- a CDS encoding NAD(P)-dependent oxidoreductase, translated to MGQKPLVTVIEPEGPMEWFSELDGLGDVRFFTPSGPVSRELTARLIGPSRAVIITSATAIDAELIDKAKNLGIIAKCGGPPSNVDIPAATRRGVAVSCVPGANTTTVAEYAAFLLLGLFRRADSLACALKSGAWRGPDLLGRDMKGALIGVVGYGAIGREVLARLLPFGPQVLVWSPSTQAAGVILPEGARYARSLAELVSRCDAVSVHSRVTPETRNMFNREVFALFKPGAVFVNTARGDLVDEDALAWALTDGPLAAAAVDVFRQEPPDAASPLLSCPNLWATPHAAAWTRQALERECRGAAASVAAFLTGEPIPGLLNSPYQSFANK
- a CDS encoding type III PLP-dependent enzyme, with protein sequence MNSTFQLSPDQASALAEKYGSPLVVLSLKQAEQNYRTLSDWLNRVKLHYAMKSNPAEPLLKTFADLGSGFDVATIGEIKTLLQLGVDPSRLIYANPTKPENWIAQAWKLGVTRFTYDSPAEVGKIAANAPGASVWLRVRIANPGALVNLNSKFGASQADALDLLQLAKSKGLDVAGLSFHVGSQTRDSGPYLNSLAVCRRIFNEAAEMGVPLRSLDIGGGFPIVELGYDIDQETMDSQIRDELEDLFPETELLAEPGRALCGTTANLITSVIGKQVRDGQDWYILDDGIYGTFSGILFDHWDFELLSAKTGPLYLSTFAGPSCDSLDVLFRDRSTPELEVGDRLVVPACGAYTSASATTFNGFSLTPIVIWEEVKESL